In Desulfomonile tiedjei DSM 6799, a genomic segment contains:
- a CDS encoding NADH-quinone oxidoreductase subunit J family protein, which translates to MGTSMEAVIFYALAAIILISAICVVFLRRPMHNVLFMIIVMVGLAAMFILLHAEFIGMVQLVVYAGAVMVLFLFVIMLLNLDQIRLPNDPRQARTWVGVIAALILLSFLFPVLRSFIPAGNAPNPVSDVSNTEVIARELFTTYLLPFEVASVLLLAAIIGTVLLARKRS; encoded by the coding sequence ATGGGTACATCCATGGAAGCTGTGATCTTCTACGCGTTGGCTGCAATCATCCTTATATCGGCTATTTGTGTCGTTTTTCTCCGCAGGCCGATGCACAATGTTCTGTTTATGATCATTGTCATGGTTGGACTGGCGGCCATGTTTATACTGCTGCATGCTGAATTCATAGGAATGGTTCAGCTCGTGGTATATGCAGGCGCAGTTATGGTGCTGTTTCTCTTTGTGATCATGCTCTTGAATCTGGACCAGATTCGACTTCCCAATGACCCCCGACAAGCCAGAACTTGGGTAGGTGTCATCGCTGCGCTGATCCTCCTGTCTTTCTTGTTTCCTGTACTCAGGAGCTTCATCCCTGCAGGGAATGCTCCGAATCCGGTATCTGATGTGTCCAACACCGAAGTGATTGCCCGGGAGCTGTTTACTACGTATCTACTTCCGTTCGAGGTTGCTTCCGTGCTCCTTTTGGCTGCAATCATCGGCACGGTACTTCTGGCACGAAAGCGATCCTGA
- the nuoK gene encoding NADH-quinone oxidoreductase subunit NuoK, translating into MITLQHYLFLAAALFTLGAVGVMFRRNLIVILMSLELMLNAVNLTFIAFSRYLGSIEGQIFVLFIMVVAAAEVAVGLAIAVAVYRQRGTVDINQVNLMKW; encoded by the coding sequence ATGATCACTTTACAGCATTACCTCTTCCTGGCTGCGGCCCTCTTCACTCTTGGGGCCGTGGGCGTAATGTTCCGGAGAAATCTGATCGTAATTCTGATGTCGCTGGAACTGATGCTGAATGCCGTGAACCTTACGTTCATAGCTTTTTCACGGTATTTGGGTTCCATCGAAGGCCAAATATTTGTCCTGTTTATCATGGTCGTGGCGGCGGCCGAAGTGGCAGTAGGTCTTGCAATTGCCGTTGCGGTTTACAGGCAAAGAGGCACGGTGGATATAAACCAAGTCAATCTCATGAAATGGTGA
- the nuoL gene encoding NADH-quinone oxidoreductase subunit L → MIELVWLIPVFPFIGFLINGLFGRNFPEKVIGWIGALSVGASFVLTVGIFLQLLGMPPEARTVQKVVYTWMLSGDLNVPIAFLVDPLSIIMLLIVSGVGCLIHIYSIGYMHGELGFRRFFAYLNLFVFNMLILVSANNFLLMFVGWEGVGLCSYLLIGYYYEKQSAADAGKKAFVVNRVGDFGFLIGMFLIFVTFGSLNYTDVFAAASGKLEQGGLMVTMITLLLFVGATGKSAQIPLYTWLPDAMEGPTPVSALIHAATMVTAGVYMVARCSLLYAMAPVSITVVAVVGGATALFAATMGITQYDIKRVLAYSTISQLGYMFMACGVGAFASGIFHLMTHAFFKALLFLAAGSVMHAMSGELDMRKMGALKSKLPYTHGTYLFGTLAIAGIFPFAGFFSKDEILFYSLLRHPGFWILGAVAAIMTSFYMFRSLYMTFYGESHVDHETAHHVHESPPLMTGPLVILACLSLVGGLVGIPIFHGWHHFGDFVAPVFASAKNILDHGHAEHHSLALELVLMAVSLGIAFFGLFLARYMYVTKPSVSEKMVETFGPVHTLVYNKYWMDELYDVLFVNSIVKFSQLLWKYFDEAIIDGIVNGVASVTRNIGSGLRWLQTGLVKDYAFSVLLGVLAIIGYLVLK, encoded by the coding sequence ATGATTGAGCTGGTCTGGTTAATACCTGTTTTTCCCTTTATCGGATTCCTGATCAACGGGCTTTTCGGTAGGAATTTCCCCGAGAAGGTCATCGGATGGATCGGCGCTCTGTCGGTCGGAGCATCGTTCGTGTTGACCGTGGGAATCTTCCTCCAATTGCTCGGAATGCCTCCGGAAGCTCGTACAGTACAAAAAGTGGTGTATACGTGGATGCTTTCCGGTGACTTGAATGTTCCGATTGCATTCCTTGTGGATCCGCTGAGCATCATCATGTTGCTGATCGTGTCCGGAGTGGGCTGTCTGATCCATATCTACTCCATCGGTTACATGCACGGAGAACTCGGTTTCCGAAGGTTTTTCGCATACCTGAATCTCTTCGTGTTCAACATGCTCATTCTCGTGTCAGCGAACAATTTTCTACTCATGTTCGTCGGATGGGAAGGTGTCGGGCTCTGTTCGTACCTGCTCATCGGGTACTACTACGAGAAGCAGTCTGCCGCGGATGCAGGCAAGAAAGCTTTTGTCGTCAACCGGGTTGGCGACTTCGGCTTTTTGATCGGCATGTTCCTCATATTCGTCACTTTCGGATCGCTGAATTATACAGATGTATTTGCAGCAGCTTCCGGCAAGCTCGAGCAAGGCGGTCTTATGGTCACCATGATCACGCTTCTGCTCTTTGTGGGCGCGACTGGAAAATCGGCTCAAATACCGCTCTATACATGGCTGCCGGATGCAATGGAAGGCCCCACTCCGGTCAGTGCATTGATCCATGCCGCCACCATGGTCACCGCTGGTGTTTACATGGTTGCCCGGTGCAGCCTGCTCTACGCGATGGCGCCTGTTTCCATAACCGTGGTGGCTGTCGTAGGCGGAGCTACCGCATTGTTCGCTGCCACTATGGGAATAACGCAGTACGACATCAAACGGGTTCTTGCGTATTCCACCATTTCCCAGCTCGGGTACATGTTCATGGCTTGCGGTGTGGGAGCATTTGCTTCCGGCATCTTCCATCTCATGACACATGCATTCTTTAAGGCTCTGCTCTTTCTCGCAGCCGGAAGCGTAATGCACGCAATGTCCGGAGAGCTGGACATGCGAAAAATGGGAGCGTTGAAGAGCAAGTTGCCGTACACGCACGGGACGTACTTATTCGGCACCCTGGCAATCGCCGGAATCTTTCCTTTTGCAGGATTCTTCAGCAAGGACGAGATTCTCTTCTATTCCTTGCTTCGTCATCCGGGTTTCTGGATACTCGGAGCGGTTGCAGCCATTATGACGTCATTCTACATGTTCAGATCGTTGTACATGACCTTTTACGGCGAATCGCATGTAGACCACGAAACGGCTCATCACGTCCACGAATCACCGCCGCTTATGACCGGACCACTCGTAATTCTTGCTTGTCTCTCACTTGTAGGCGGTCTGGTTGGTATTCCGATCTTTCATGGGTGGCATCATTTCGGTGATTTCGTGGCGCCCGTGTTTGCTTCCGCCAAAAACATACTCGATCACGGGCATGCAGAGCACCACAGTCTCGCTCTGGAGCTGGTGCTCATGGCAGTATCACTTGGTATAGCGTTTTTCGGATTGTTCCTGGCACGCTACATGTACGTCACGAAGCCTTCGGTATCTGAAAAGATGGTTGAGACTTTCGGCCCGGTCCACACGCTTGTTTACAACAAATACTGGATGGACGAGCTTTATGATGTGCTGTTTGTAAACTCAATCGTCAAATTCTCACAACTTCTGTGGAAATACTTTGATGAGGCCATCATCGACGGCATCGTGAACGGAGTGGCTTCTGTCACGCGCAATATCGGCAGCGGTTTGCGTTGGCTTCAGACCGGTCTGGTAAAAGATTATGCCTTTTCCGTATTGCTGGGAGTCCTGGCGATAATCGGCTATTTAGTCCTGAAATAG
- a CDS encoding NADH-quinone oxidoreductase subunit M has protein sequence MENASFPLLSLITFIPLIGAILLLILNRESKTLLRWVALIFMLADFVVSIAALGWFDASSPNMQLVENRVWIADWGISYKLGIDGISLFLVLLTTLLGPIVVLASWEDIQTRVKEFLISLLILQVGMIGVFVSLDLFLFYVFWEVMLIPMYLLIGVWGNPARRLYAAIKFVLYTIVGSLLMLVAILALYFMAGQSTGTYTFDLLKLYDFAVPLKAQFWMFLAFFLAFAIKVPMFPFHTWLPDAHTEAPTVGSVVLAAVLLKMGTYGFIRFAIPLFPNAAADATWWICVLSVIGVIYGAWVAMVQVDVKRLVAFSSVSHLGFVMLGMFAFTSQGVEGSILQMINHGLSTGALFLIVGMIYERRHTRLIAEFGGLSKVMPLFAVFFMIFTLSSIGLPGLNGFVGEFLILLGTFKVYPVYAVLAASGVIFAAVYMLWMFQRVMFGKVTNPKNLGLPDLSAREVLVLVPILVFVVWIGVYPNTFLQPMAAPVKKFLSHVETKKTAVLNMEKAKKQTNVGQAEVAITSLPVENRR, from the coding sequence ATGGAGAATGCTTCCTTCCCTTTGCTCAGTTTGATCACCTTTATCCCGTTGATCGGGGCGATTCTGCTTCTTATCCTGAACCGGGAATCTAAGACACTGCTCCGCTGGGTTGCGTTAATTTTCATGCTTGCCGATTTTGTGGTAAGCATTGCCGCCCTGGGTTGGTTCGATGCTTCCTCCCCAAATATGCAGCTCGTGGAGAATCGGGTCTGGATCGCCGATTGGGGAATTTCCTACAAGCTTGGCATCGACGGGATCAGTTTGTTTCTCGTCCTTCTGACGACCTTGCTCGGCCCCATAGTAGTGCTCGCTTCCTGGGAGGATATCCAGACGAGGGTCAAGGAATTCCTTATTTCGTTGCTCATCCTGCAAGTGGGGATGATTGGCGTATTCGTATCCCTTGACCTGTTTCTCTTTTACGTATTCTGGGAAGTGATGCTGATCCCGATGTACCTGCTTATCGGCGTGTGGGGTAATCCTGCCCGCAGATTATATGCAGCGATCAAGTTCGTTTTGTATACCATAGTCGGTTCTCTGCTGATGCTTGTTGCTATTTTGGCTCTGTACTTCATGGCAGGACAGTCAACCGGCACGTATACGTTCGATCTCCTGAAGCTCTATGATTTTGCAGTTCCGCTCAAGGCGCAGTTCTGGATGTTCCTGGCATTCTTCCTGGCTTTTGCGATCAAAGTCCCCATGTTCCCCTTTCATACATGGTTGCCGGACGCCCATACAGAAGCTCCCACAGTGGGTAGCGTTGTGCTGGCCGCCGTCCTCCTCAAAATGGGGACATACGGGTTCATACGGTTCGCTATACCACTCTTCCCTAATGCCGCTGCTGATGCAACCTGGTGGATCTGCGTTCTCTCGGTCATCGGAGTCATATACGGCGCATGGGTCGCGATGGTACAGGTTGACGTGAAAAGACTCGTTGCGTTCTCCAGTGTGAGCCACCTCGGTTTCGTCATGTTGGGGATGTTTGCCTTCACTTCACAAGGTGTCGAGGGCAGTATTCTTCAGATGATCAATCACGGACTGAGCACGGGGGCCCTCTTTCTTATCGTCGGCATGATTTACGAGCGCCGGCATACCCGACTCATAGCGGAATTCGGCGGGTTGTCCAAAGTCATGCCTCTTTTTGCAGTATTCTTCATGATTTTCACCTTGTCATCTATCGGACTTCCGGGATTAAACGGATTCGTGGGTGAATTTCTCATTCTTCTGGGCACCTTTAAAGTCTATCCGGTGTATGCAGTGTTGGCTGCAAGTGGAGTCATCTTTGCCGCTGTATACATGCTCTGGATGTTTCAGCGTGTCATGTTCGGAAAAGTAACCAACCCGAAGAATCTCGGACTGCCCGATCTTTCCGCAAGGGAAGTCCTGGTGCTCGTGCCGATTTTGGTATTCGTGGTATGGATCGGCGTATATCCGAACACATTCCTGCAGCCCATGGCAGCGCCTGTGAAAAAATTCCTGAGTCATGTTGAAACCAAGAAGACTGCAGTTCTAAATATGGAAAAAGCCAAAAAACAGACAAATGTCGGGCAAGCCGAAGTTGCTATTACTTCGCTTCCCGTTGAAAATCGCCGATAA
- a CDS encoding NADH-quinone oxidoreductase subunit N, with protein MIQVPEINLGGILPALVLSLAGIFVMLMCLFMRKGAVPAAAIVSLAGILVAGAANSHLRFLNEQAFSGLISLDAYTWFFNLLILIAAGMTVLTSVKYLTDDELDLSEYFVLLLFSSAGMMFMVSANHLLTIFIGLETLSISIYVLAGILPANLKSKEAALKYLLLGAFSSAIFLYGAALLYGSAGSLGLPELSKYFQSGKIGQMAYIGMGMLLVGFAFKVAAVPFHMWTPDVYEGAPSPLTGFMSVGVKAAAFAAFVRVFFESLISIQVNWVDILWVLAVLTMILGNLAAIVQDNIKRMLAYSSIAHAGYILIGMIAGQEAGTSGILYYLLAYTFTNLGAFGVVALVGRKGEANVYLDDYRGLARTNPLLALAMSIFLFSLAGIPPTAGFVGKFTIFSAAIKQGYIWLVVIGVLTSAASVFYYFRVVMKMYMESPEAEPAKLQFGPAMLLALTIAASVVLYIGIFPTNYLNLAAQSVKPLF; from the coding sequence ATGATCCAAGTACCCGAGATTAATCTTGGCGGAATTCTGCCGGCTCTCGTTTTGTCATTGGCAGGCATTTTTGTGATGCTGATGTGCCTGTTCATGCGTAAAGGTGCTGTTCCTGCGGCTGCAATCGTCAGTCTTGCGGGGATACTTGTGGCTGGAGCCGCAAATAGCCATCTCAGGTTTTTGAACGAACAGGCCTTTTCAGGGTTGATCAGTCTGGATGCCTATACCTGGTTTTTCAACCTTCTGATTCTGATTGCCGCGGGCATGACGGTTCTGACGTCCGTAAAATACCTGACGGATGACGAGTTGGACCTGAGCGAGTATTTCGTTCTACTGCTCTTTTCGTCTGCCGGCATGATGTTCATGGTGTCCGCAAATCATCTATTGACGATCTTCATTGGGTTGGAAACTCTGTCCATATCGATTTACGTTCTAGCGGGAATTCTGCCTGCCAACCTGAAATCGAAAGAAGCAGCGCTGAAATACCTGCTTCTCGGTGCGTTCTCCAGTGCGATTTTTCTCTATGGCGCAGCCCTCTTGTACGGCTCTGCCGGTTCGCTGGGATTACCCGAGCTTTCCAAGTACTTCCAATCAGGCAAGATCGGCCAGATGGCGTATATCGGAATGGGAATGCTCCTGGTAGGATTCGCTTTTAAGGTTGCGGCCGTTCCCTTTCACATGTGGACTCCCGACGTGTACGAAGGTGCCCCTTCTCCTCTGACTGGATTTATGTCCGTGGGAGTCAAGGCTGCAGCATTTGCAGCGTTCGTCCGAGTCTTCTTCGAGTCTCTGATTTCCATCCAGGTGAACTGGGTTGATATTTTGTGGGTACTCGCTGTCTTGACTATGATTCTCGGCAATCTCGCAGCAATTGTTCAGGACAACATTAAAAGGATGCTTGCCTATTCCAGTATTGCTCACGCCGGATACATTCTTATCGGCATGATTGCCGGACAGGAAGCAGGGACTTCGGGGATTCTGTACTATCTGCTGGCCTATACCTTCACCAATTTGGGAGCTTTCGGCGTGGTGGCTCTGGTAGGAAGAAAAGGCGAAGCAAATGTTTATCTCGATGATTATCGCGGATTAGCCCGGACGAACCCGCTCCTGGCACTGGCGATGTCGATTTTCCTGTTTTCTCTGGCAGGAATTCCTCCTACAGCGGGGTTCGTCGGCAAGTTCACAATATTCAGTGCAGCGATCAAGCAGGGGTATATCTGGCTTGTCGTAATCGGTGTCTTGACGAGCGCTGCATCAGTGTTTTATTACTTCAGAGTAGTGATGAAAATGTATATGGAGTCTCCTGAGGCCGAACCGGCTAAATTGCAGTTCGGACCTGCAATGCTGCTGGCGCTCACAATTGCTGCTTCAGTTGTGCTCTATATCGGAATATTTCCGACCAATTACCTGAACCTTGCGGCTCAATCGGTAAAGCCTTTATTCTAG
- a CDS encoding phosphoribosylformylglycinamidine synthase subunit PurQ: MNLTALVPTGHGINCENETRRALELAGFNTIDLVHLNFLARGQVDPAAYNLIVFPGGFLDGDDLGAAQACANRIRHSRINGGRLIDRFMEFIFRGGLLLGICNGFQLITKLGLLPAIGGAYGTRDVTLTANDSGRFEDRWVYLSVDSDSPCVFTRGLKRLYLPVRHGEGKIISRSEAVSSDLVNQHQAVLRYCSQDSDGPTMQYPENPNGSELAIAGLCDTTGRIFGLMPHPECFVHRTNHPRWTREELPEEGDGLAVFKNAATFLREA; the protein is encoded by the coding sequence ATGAATTTGACCGCTCTGGTCCCGACGGGTCACGGAATCAACTGTGAAAACGAAACCCGTCGCGCACTCGAACTAGCAGGGTTCAATACCATTGACCTTGTCCATCTGAATTTTCTTGCCCGCGGGCAGGTAGATCCCGCGGCGTATAACCTCATTGTTTTTCCCGGTGGTTTTCTGGATGGCGACGATCTCGGTGCGGCTCAAGCCTGTGCAAATCGGATTCGCCATTCCCGAATCAACGGTGGCCGCTTGATCGATCGCTTCATGGAGTTCATCTTTCGGGGCGGACTGCTACTGGGGATTTGCAACGGATTTCAACTTATTACAAAGCTCGGATTGTTGCCGGCAATCGGGGGGGCGTACGGTACCAGAGACGTGACACTCACTGCGAACGACAGCGGACGTTTTGAAGACCGATGGGTATATCTCTCTGTCGATTCCGATTCCCCGTGCGTATTCACCCGGGGATTGAAGCGTCTGTATCTGCCTGTACGTCATGGTGAGGGAAAGATTATCAGCAGATCCGAGGCTGTTTCCTCTGACCTGGTAAATCAACACCAGGCCGTTCTCCGATACTGTTCTCAAGACAGCGACGGACCGACGATGCAGTATCCAGAGAATCCCAACGGCTCTGAATTGGCAATAGCCGGTTTGTGCGATACGACAGGAAGAATTTTCGGTCTGATGCCTCATCCTGAATGTTTCGTGCATCGTACCAATCATCCTCGCTGGACACGCGAGGAACTGCCCGAAGAGGGAGACGGGCTGGCGGTATTCAAAAATGCAGCGACTTTCCTCAGGGAAGCCTAA
- a CDS encoding formate--tetrahydrofolate ligase, giving the protein MALDPTKMADWQIAEEAEKTMKTVYQLRDELGLQEEEVLPHGHYVAKLDYRKILNRLKDRPDGKYIDVTAITPTPLGEGKSTSSMGLVEGLGKRKKNVTAAIRQPSGGPTMNIKGSAAGGGLAQCIPLTPFSLGLTGDINAIMNAHNLAMVALCARMQHEFNYDDEEWAKRGMPRLNIDPRNVELGWIIDFCAQSLRNIIIGLGGKMDGFMMRSSFGIAVSSEIMAILAVSNDLKDMRERMGKMVVAYNKKGQPVTTADLEVDGAMTAWMVEALNPNLLQSIEGQPVLVHAGPFANIAIGQSSIIADRVALKLSDYHVTESGFGADIGFEKFWNLKCRFSGLKPNCAVVVATIRALKCHGGAPVPRPGLPMPKEYEGENVGWVEAGTKNLVHHIETVKKAGINPVVCINSFYTDTKDEIAAVRRLSEAAGARVAVSQHWLKGGDGALEFADAVVDACEEPNEFKLLYDLSMPLRQRIELIAKEVYGADGVSYTPEAEAKAKKMEADPDLAKLGTCMVKTHLSLSHDPNIKGVPKGWTLPIRDILTYKGAGFVVPVAGAISLMPGTGSNPAFRRVDVDVETGKVKGVF; this is encoded by the coding sequence ATGGCTCTCGACCCTACCAAAATGGCTGACTGGCAGATTGCCGAAGAGGCGGAAAAGACAATGAAAACAGTCTATCAGCTCAGAGATGAGCTTGGACTGCAAGAAGAAGAAGTGCTGCCTCACGGTCATTATGTAGCGAAGCTCGACTATCGAAAAATCCTCAATCGTCTCAAAGACAGACCTGACGGCAAGTATATCGACGTCACGGCTATCACCCCCACGCCGCTTGGAGAAGGAAAATCCACAAGCAGCATGGGCTTGGTAGAAGGTCTCGGTAAACGGAAGAAGAACGTGACGGCTGCCATTCGTCAGCCCTCCGGCGGCCCCACCATGAATATCAAGGGCTCGGCCGCTGGTGGTGGTCTTGCACAGTGCATTCCGCTGACCCCCTTCTCTCTCGGCCTGACAGGCGACATCAATGCGATCATGAACGCCCACAACCTGGCTATGGTCGCCCTGTGCGCTCGTATGCAGCATGAGTTCAACTATGACGATGAAGAATGGGCAAAGAGAGGCATGCCCCGCCTGAATATCGATCCCAGAAATGTGGAACTCGGGTGGATTATCGATTTCTGCGCTCAATCCTTGCGTAACATTATCATCGGTCTTGGTGGGAAGATGGACGGCTTCATGATGCGCTCATCTTTCGGCATCGCAGTGTCTTCCGAGATCATGGCTATTCTGGCTGTGTCCAACGACCTGAAAGATATGCGTGAGCGCATGGGCAAGATGGTCGTCGCCTATAACAAGAAAGGTCAGCCGGTTACCACCGCAGATCTGGAAGTTGACGGCGCAATGACAGCATGGATGGTGGAAGCCCTCAATCCCAACCTGCTCCAGAGCATCGAAGGTCAGCCCGTGCTGGTCCATGCAGGTCCGTTTGCGAACATCGCCATCGGTCAGTCCTCAATTATAGCGGATAGAGTTGCTCTGAAGCTTTCCGATTACCATGTAACGGAATCCGGATTCGGTGCCGACATCGGTTTCGAGAAATTCTGGAACCTCAAGTGCCGCTTCTCTGGTCTGAAACCCAATTGCGCAGTCGTCGTAGCCACGATTCGCGCTCTGAAATGCCATGGTGGCGCTCCTGTTCCTCGCCCCGGTCTGCCCATGCCCAAAGAGTATGAAGGCGAAAACGTAGGTTGGGTGGAAGCAGGAACGAAGAACCTCGTTCACCACATTGAGACAGTGAAAAAAGCCGGTATCAATCCGGTTGTTTGCATCAACTCCTTCTATACGGATACCAAAGACGAAATCGCCGCGGTGAGAAGACTTTCCGAAGCCGCAGGCGCCCGCGTAGCAGTATCCCAGCACTGGCTCAAAGGTGGCGACGGCGCCCTGGAATTCGCTGATGCCGTTGTGGACGCATGCGAAGAGCCAAACGAATTCAAACTGCTGTACGACCTGTCGATGCCGCTTCGACAGCGCATTGAACTGATCGCCAAAGAAGTGTACGGAGCCGACGGCGTGAGCTACACTCCGGAAGCGGAAGCCAAAGCGAAAAAGATGGAAGCAGATCCCGATCTGGCCAAACTGGGAACCTGCATGGTCAAGACGCACCTCAGTCTGTCCCATGATCCCAACATAAAGGGTGTACCTAAGGGTTGGACTCTCCCCATTAGAGACATTCTCACCTATAAAGGCGCCGGATTCGTGGTACCTGTTGCGGGAGCCATCTCTCTCATGCCGGGAACCGGTTCGAATCCTGCTTTTAGAAGAGTCGACGTTGACGTGGAGACCGGAAAAGTCAAAGGCGTCTTCTAG
- a CDS encoding type III pantothenate kinase codes for MLLAIDVGNTNTVIGVFEGKKQLGIWRIRTVEDTTVDEYRIMLRNLAELEGMDPLKIDGAIISCVVPPLISALEELCASLKITPFFVGPGMKTGMPIRYDNPREVGADRIVNAVAAYEKFACELIAVDFGTATTFDYINKLGEYEGGAIAPGVKIAAEALFHEASKLFRVELAAPARVIAKDTASAIQSGIIFGYAALVDGILMRMFEELGSRPKVVATGGLARVISAETKLVDVVDDDLTMEGLRILYFRNVSPKK; via the coding sequence ATGCTCCTTGCTATTGATGTAGGAAACACAAACACCGTTATCGGAGTATTTGAAGGAAAAAAACAGCTCGGCATTTGGAGAATCAGAACAGTAGAAGATACGACAGTTGACGAATACAGAATCATGTTGCGGAACCTTGCCGAACTTGAAGGCATGGATCCGCTCAAAATAGACGGAGCGATAATCTCCTGCGTCGTGCCGCCATTGATATCTGCTCTCGAAGAGCTTTGCGCATCTCTGAAGATAACTCCTTTTTTCGTAGGACCGGGAATGAAAACCGGAATGCCTATTCGTTACGATAATCCGCGGGAAGTGGGAGCAGACAGAATCGTAAACGCTGTGGCCGCTTACGAAAAATTCGCTTGTGAGTTGATTGCAGTCGATTTCGGGACTGCTACCACTTTTGACTACATAAATAAACTCGGTGAGTATGAAGGCGGAGCAATTGCGCCGGGTGTCAAAATAGCAGCAGAGGCACTGTTTCATGAAGCATCCAAACTTTTCAGAGTCGAATTGGCGGCGCCGGCGCGAGTAATTGCAAAAGATACTGCATCTGCCATACAGTCCGGCATCATATTCGGGTACGCTGCTCTAGTTGACGGTATCCTCATGCGTATGTTCGAAGAATTGGGGTCTCGACCGAAAGTCGTTGCCACCGGTGGGCTGGCTCGAGTCATCTCCGCAGAAACCAAGCTCGTCGATGTGGTCGATGACGATCTGACCATGGAAGGACTGCGAATTCTATACTTCCGAAATGTATCGCCAAAAAAATAG
- a CDS encoding histone deacetylase family protein: protein MKPTGIVRDGVYLLHDMGEYHPECPERLEVIYNMIDQLESELNFVEIPNREASLEEIATNHDPRYVNQIVTTAGRSNTFLDPDTCTCAHSWEAASKAVGGLFNLVDAVIEGRVRNGFAFIRPPGHHAERRRAMGFCLFNNIALAARYAISRHKLSRVAIIDWDLHHGNGTQNAFYEEEEVLFISVHQYPHYPGTGGIREVGQGRGEGHTINIPLAAGAGDDEYLTVFHLLIAPVLEMYKPELILVSAGFDAHERDPLGGMAVTEKGYSQMLQILMHLAELYSSGRLILTLEGGYNLTALTNSVKEIMGLLCSYNCDIDMVPFQPSPEKLNGTFKARLRDVLAMHKKYWPNLSEL, encoded by the coding sequence ATGAAGCCTACCGGAATTGTCAGAGACGGGGTTTACCTTTTGCATGATATGGGTGAGTACCATCCGGAATGCCCTGAAAGACTGGAAGTCATCTACAATATGATCGACCAACTTGAATCCGAGTTGAATTTTGTCGAGATTCCCAACCGAGAGGCTTCTTTGGAAGAGATTGCGACCAATCACGATCCGCGTTATGTCAATCAGATTGTTACCACAGCGGGGCGGTCGAATACTTTCCTGGATCCCGATACCTGTACGTGTGCACATTCCTGGGAAGCCGCATCAAAAGCGGTTGGCGGACTCTTCAACCTTGTTGATGCAGTGATAGAAGGTCGCGTGAGAAACGGCTTTGCCTTCATACGGCCCCCGGGACATCATGCAGAGCGACGTAGAGCTATGGGATTCTGTCTGTTCAACAACATCGCTCTGGCGGCTCGATACGCGATTTCCAGGCATAAGTTGAGCAGAGTTGCAATTATTGACTGGGACCTGCATCACGGCAACGGAACCCAGAATGCCTTCTATGAAGAAGAAGAGGTACTATTCATCTCTGTTCATCAATACCCTCATTATCCCGGCACGGGAGGGATTCGAGAAGTAGGACAAGGCCGGGGAGAAGGACATACGATAAACATCCCACTCGCAGCCGGAGCTGGAGATGACGAATATCTGACGGTTTTCCACCTGTTGATCGCCCCTGTATTGGAGATGTACAAACCCGAACTTATCCTGGTCTCTGCAGGATTCGACGCACATGAACGGGACCCTCTCGGTGGTATGGCTGTTACGGAAAAAGGGTATTCGCAGATGCTGCAGATACTCATGCATCTCGCGGAACTCTATAGTTCGGGAAGATTGATTCTGACTCTGGAAGGCGGTTACAATTTGACCGCATTGACGAATTCGGTCAAGGAAATCATGGGTCTCCTGTGCTCGTACAATTGCGATATCGACATGGTGCCTTTTCAGCCTTCTCCGGAAAAGCTGAATGGTACATTCAAAGCTCGACTGAGAGATGTCCTGGCAATGCACAAGAAATACTGGCCCAATCTATCTGAATTGTGA